The Candidatus Acididesulfobacter guangdongensis region GTTAATAATGTAAATAAAGAAAAATACCGTTATATATAGGCAGATAGTTTTCTGTTTGACAACCATTGCCTGTCAAACAGAACATTATTGGATAAAAGAAAATAAACCAGACTGTGATTTTAGCGAATTAATAAAAATAATAATAAAAATATGAATAAAATAATAGAAAATAATCAAGAATATTGAATTAAATGGATAAAAAAACAATTATAGAAAATATATTCAAAAAAAATTTTAATATTAAGTCTGGTGAAACTTGCCTTATATATGCCGATAAAATTTTACCGGACGAAAATTTGACGGAAAACGATAGACAAAGAAGAATTAAGCTTATTGACATAGCGAATGACTTCAAAGAGATAGGAGCCGGTTTTGCTAAGATAAAATATCTGGAATACGATTCACTTAAAGAACACGGTACCGAGCCGCCTTTTTTAATTTGGGAGACAGCTTTCGGCGACAAAATTACCGATTTTATTGTTGAAAATAAATTATGGGATAATATAAGAAATAAAACGCTAAAACAAAATGAGAAAAATTTATTATCCGAATTTATAAAAACCAACAATAATAAATGTGTTAATTGCGTAATAGCTCTGCCTAATTTTTCAACGAGTCATACTTTATTTAGGGATTTATTGACCAAATACGGCAATGCAAGGTTTGCAAGTTTGCCTTTATTTGAAGATTCAATTTTTAAGACTGCTTTAAATATAAACCCTGTTGAATTGGCACGATTTACTTTAGAAGTAAATGAAAAGCTGAAAGATGCCTCAATTGTTAATATAACGTCAAATAACGGAACAGATGTAATTTTTTATATAAGAGACAATGGATTCATGGCTGACACCGGACTGCTTGACGAACCCGGAGCATTTAGCAATTTACCTGCGGGGGAGGTTTATACCGCTCCTGTCGAGGGGAAAACCGAAGGCAAATTTGTCATGGAATATTCACCTACTAAAAAACTAGACGAACCGCTTACCATTTTCATTGAAAACGGAAAGGTAAAGTACGTTGAAGGTATTGATAAATTTAAAGACCATATTATATCTGCTATAAAAAATAACGAGCTGGTTTCAAATATTGCAGAACTTGGTATAGGAACAAATAAATCGGCGAAAAATTTTTTAAACATATTGGAAGCTGAAAAAATATACGGTACTATACATATGGCTTTGGG contains the following coding sequences:
- a CDS encoding peptidase, which codes for MDKKTIIENIFKKNFNIKSGETCLIYADKILPDENLTENDRQRRIKLIDIANDFKEIGAGFAKIKYLEYDSLKEHGTEPPFLIWETAFGDKITDFIVENKLWDNIRNKTLKQNEKNLLSEFIKTNNNKCVNCVIALPNFSTSHTLFRDLLTKYGNARFASLPLFEDSIFKTALNINPVELARFTLEVNEKLKDASIVNITSNNGTDVIFYIRDNGFMADTGLLDEPGAFSNLPAGEVYTAPVEGKTEGKFVMEYSPTKKLDEPLTIFIENGKVKYVEGIDKFKDHIISAIKNNELVSNIAELGIGTNKSAKNFLNILEAEKIYGTIHMALGDNSSFGGNVRVNFHEDFILFNPNITVTTKSGTVFKL